A part of Tigriopus californicus strain San Diego chromosome 10, Tcal_SD_v2.1, whole genome shotgun sequence genomic DNA contains:
- the LOC131887895 gene encoding discoidin domain-containing receptor 2-like codes for MMKQKHRWPRILLCLNLLNPIWALQFDSSCNVTLGLESGTVDDTDMTASSSFDHHSTGPQNARLNVDVRGGAWCPKQAVHEGVKEWIQVDLKKIHIITGIVTQGRYGKGKGREFVENFMIEYKRPGLDEWKVYSNQKGKRIFQGNSDTLTPRYTVLDPPIFGSHVRIIPHSIHPRIVCLRLELHGCLDQSGILAYSSPSPDLPGTSNIALDNRQEWWSEQDRGILNDGYLGQDVLSLTDVPSYDQGWMGWKRKGSSPIELIFEFDAPRNFSFIHIFISNRFEFEVSVFKRAQIWFSVGGEHYLGDPVTFEYMPDKSLQESRNVSIGLNGRVGRFVKVHLVFEAIWILVSEITFESTPVNEEILGEGTFSTLSPNQQGPVRSTTKSSSIIDTAESAEQMSTPRPDDNIQQVAENSVYLEVIIGVLTAVTLLLLFLFIVVLWYSRRQKLLHSPTSRSLNPFPVQLNMKDLLMNFSTTPNAANSGETELVASSNLMVSSPANITTNPNYMNGTTADEITTSFYDTFRGQPIYEEHQVLEDARTKWHSTGHVPESRSHFRSSLTTAPGNTLAMAGSGMLVNNNVTEYASVDIQSMTAANNGMSRFQGPTAGTFTAGQHSNYRSLQPQSNPSGGLLRGPLHNNKQTLPQQQHPHQQQVFNLGNYFPRVSSEPPSRKSYGSVSTNGKERLDTKPLAPPSQGLPMAQTLWNLTTSVQALCKQVNGSTLEEVPRSQLRLKESLGRGCFGEVLVCEIDTAYSNVPQAVAVRSCSTFNEEQEEFLRECRFLVSLQHPNIARLVGVSTSQDPFCSILEHSAQGDLYHFLRQYPCVVGCPSSSPTTSTLTTSLSPQSSSCSPASSANNNRDGSILSGRGSLHTPVNGVNTVVAASSAGISYHRLLEISAQIAAGMRYLESRNVVHKDLAARNCIVTEGNQVKISDVAMGISLFNSDYSEVRGRSCAPIRWQAWETILLGRVTPSSNVWTFAVTLWEILTLCRQRPFTQLTDVEVIQNAEKIYYNDTLQHDLLPPDHCEMDVWEMMEECWSRDEDRRPNFTEINLFLKRKSLSRDPHNVPIIQAALGTMSSASYDVEV; via the exons ACTCTTCATGCAATGTGACCCTGGGATTGGAGAGTGGAACCGTGGATGATACTGATATGACCGCATCGTCCTCGTTTGATCATCATAGCACTGGACCCCAAAATGCCAG attAAACGTGGACGTTCGTGGGGGAGCTTGGTGCCCCAAACAAGCGGTTCATGAGGGCGTCAAGGAATGGATCCAAgttgatttgaagaagatccaCATTATCACAGGCATTGTCACACAG GGACGATATGGCAAGGGCAAGGGTCGCGAATTCGTTGAGAACTTCATGATCGAATACAAACGGCCCGGATTGGATGAGTGGAAAGTGTATTCGAATCAAAAAGGAAAACGG ATATTCCAAGGGAATTCCGATACCCTTACTCCTCGCTACACTGTTTTGGACCCCCCTATCTTTGGCAGTCATGTTCGCATTATTCCCCATAGTATTCATCCGCGAATTGTTTGCCTCCGGTTGGAGCTTCATGGGTGCTTGGATCAAA GCGGCATTTTGGCATACTCTTCGCCTTCCCCGGATCTACCGGGAACCTCGAATATTGCCCTAGATAATCGTCAAGAATGGTGGTCCGAGCAAGATCGAGGGATCCTCAATGACGGTTATCTTGGACAGGATGTCCTTTCCTTAACGGATGTTCCCAGTTATGACCAAGGCTGGATGGGTTGGAAGCGAAAAGGCTCGAGCCCAATCGAGCTCATCTTCGAATTCGATGCTCCGCGAAATTTCTCCTTTATCCACATTTTCATCTCGAACCGATTCGAGTTCGAGGTGAGCGTCTTCAAACGGGCCCAAATTTGGTTCAGTGTGGGGGGTGAGCACTATTTGGGCGATCCCGTGACGTTCGAATACATGCCCGATAAGAGTCTCCAAGAATCGAGGAATGTGTCGATTGGACTGAATGGCCGAGTCGGACGATTTGTCAAGGTGCATCTGGTGTTCGAGGCAATTTGGATATTGGTCAGCGAAATCACCTTCGAGTCCACACCCGTGAACGAAGAGATATTGGGCGAGGGAACTTTTTCCACGTTATCCCCTAACCAACAAGGCCCGGTCAGGTCGACCACGAAAAGTTCTTCGATAATAGATACTGCTGAGAGCGCAGAGCAGATGAGCACACCAAGACCGGACGACAATATTCAGCAAG TTGCGGAAAATAGTGTGTATTTAGAGGTGATTATCGGCGTCTTGACGGCCGTCACATTGTTACTCCTTTTTCTCTTCATCGTGGTCCTTTGGTATAGTCGAAGGCAGAAGTTACTTCATTCGCCCACCTCAAGATCCTTGAACCCATTTCCAGTGCAACTTAATATGAAG GATCTGTTGATGAATTTTTCCACCACCCCAAACGCCGCCAATTCAGGGGAGACTGAGCTCGTGGCCTCGTCGAATTTGATGGTGTCCTCTCCGGCGAATATCACCACCAATCCAAATTATATGAACGGAACCACTGCTGATGAGATCACGACCAGCTTTTATGATACATTCAGAGGCCAGCCCATCTATGAGGAACATCAAGTCTTGGAAGACGCTCGCACGAAGTGGCACTCCACTGGTCATGTGCCAGAGAGCCGATCTCATTTCCGCTCTAGTTTGACCACTGCACCAGGAAACACATTGGCCATGGCAGGAAGTGGCATGCTTGTGAACAATAATGTCACCGAATATGCTAGTGTGGACATTCAGAGCATGACTGCCGCCAACAACGGAATGAGTAGATTTCAGGGTCCAACGGCCGGGACGTTTACGGCAGGCCAGCATTCTAATTACCGAAGCCTCCAACCTCAATCCAATCCTTCGGGGGGCCTATTACGGGGGCCACTACACAATAACAAGCAGACGCTgcctcaacaacaacatccgCATCAGCAGCAAGTGTTCAACCTTGGCAATTATTTTCCAAGGGTCTCCTCAGAGCCTCCCAGTCGGAAGAGTTATGGGTCTGTTTCCACCAATGGGAAAGAGAGGTTAGACACGAAG CCCCTCGCTCCTCCATCTCAAGGTTTGCCCATGGCTCAGACTTTGTGGAATCTCACCACCTCGGTTCAAGCGTTGTGTAAACAGGTGAATGGTTCCACTTTGGAGGAAGTCCCCAGAAGTCAGCTCCGACTCAAAGAATCCCTCGGCAGAGGATGCTTCGGGGAG GTTCTCGTTTGCGAAATCGACACGGCGTATTCAAATGTCCCACAAGCTGTGGCCGTGCGATCTTGCTCCACATTCAACGAGGAACAAGAGGAGTTCCTACGAGAATGTCGCTTTCTTGTCTCGCTCCAGCATCCCAATATTGCTCGATTGGTCGGGGTATCAACCAGTCAAGAtccattttgttcaatctTAGAGCATTCTGCACAGGGCGACCTCTACCATTTCCTGAGGCAGTACCCTTGCGTGGTGGGATGCCCCTCGAGTTCCCCCACAACTAGCACCCTAACCACCTCCTTGTCACCTCAATCCTCCTCATGTTCCCCTGCTTCGTCGGCCAACAACAATAGAGATGGATCGATCCTGTCTGGTCGAGGCAGTTTGCACACGCCAGTCAACGGCGTGAACACCGTGGTGGCAGCATCCAGTGCAGGGATCTCTTACCACAGATTGCTTGAGATCTCAGCCCAAATCGCGGCTGGGATGCGTTACCTCGAGAGTCGGAACGTGGTGCATAAAGATTTGGCCGCAAG GAATTGCATTGTCACCGAGGGCAACCAAGTCAAAATATCCGACGTGGCCATGGGTATCTCTTTATTCAACAGTGACTACTCCGAGGTCCGAGGTCGGAGCTGTGCCCCCATTCGATGGCAAGCTTGGGAGACAATTTTGTTGG GTCGAGTAACTCCGAGTAGTAACGTCTGGACTTTTGCGGTCACTTTGTGGGAGATCCTTACTTTGTGCCGCCAGAGGCCCTTCACCCAACTGACAGATGTAGAAGTGATCCAAAACGCTGAGAAGATCTACTACAACGATACCTTGCAG CACGACCTGCTGCCACCTGATCATTGTGAGATGGATGTGTGGGAAATGATGGAGGAATGCTGGAGCCGAGACGAGGATCGCCGACCCAATTTCACCGAGATCAACTTGTTCCTCAAAAGGAAATCCTTGTCAAGAGATCCTCACAATGTTCCAATCATTCAAGCAGCTTTGGGTACAATGAGCTCAGCCTCTTATGACGTGGAAGTTTGA
- the LOC131887897 gene encoding uncharacterized protein LOC131887897 isoform X2, translated as MASALEKIMKGTLQKSEAQKAFNPWWEDLEDKLLYGTMILGMISLPFNMVSNTPVECTLNQDHPSFRNLSLVDQSPMRYHHFYLRKFCTMNFIHDSMVFLPFLLILCPLPLVGIERMCLRFFGVLKRMNAFYTLLVKDSLDREDVEAFEKEKARSSHEILQMFRDSNGIYFAFIAKSIIQLGFGLLIASGLVFLQCFGLSQEEIHCQVFSQHYLCVVPLARFYRLIVVLATTAMFGYVVCTLYTLLWITCSSHLSSFHRFMGECQDYVRKCIHEPTNVKHHVPKPVAEFLGRQSGVEPFFDVFFDKNSRDLGLLITLLACSNGVAEGLRLVSLFDKDYQMLWKPVETQISHDPFRDGVILVEWTDAPLAPFVHHRQGQSCNKMNVEYTLEIVPPDSEAPLKNRQFQNGSPTDSQFKYKEHFFGVAITYPSKPRLAHQPFSIHTVYDYEPDEDNLSTLASVQKKPPNCDVKIVISSEINGRTIAQITKNVPPAPHRADRESLISSKKPLDRVASTILEKATETLPLICASPLRDEI; from the exons ATGGCTTCAGCTCtcgagaaaatcatgaaaggCACGCTTCAGAAGAGTGAAGCCCAAAAGGCCTTCAACCCCTGGTGGGAGGATTTGGAAGACAAGCTTCTTTATGGAACCATGATCCTTG GAATGATCTCCCTGCCTTTCAATATGGTGTCCAACACTCCTGTGGAATGCACTTTGAACCAAGACCATCCGAGCTTCCGGAATTTATCCCTCGTGGACCAATCCCCG ATGCGCTATCATCATTTCTATCTGCGGAAGTTCTGCACGATGAATTTCATCCATGATTCGATGGTTTTTCTCCCCTTTCTGTTGATCTTGTGCCCATTGCCCTTGGTTGGGATAGAGAGGATGTGTCTAAG gttctttGGTGTTCTGAAGCGAATGAATGCTTTCTACACGCTCCTCGTCAAGGACTCTCTGGACCGTGAAGATGTGGAAGCCTTTGAGAAGGAGAAGGCCAGGAGTTCCCACGAAATCCTTCAAATGTTCCGTGACAGCAATGGCATTTACTTCGCCTTCATTGCTAAATCCATCATCCAATTGGGTTTCGGGCTGCTCATAGCCAGTGGTCTCGTGTTTTTGCAGTGCTTTGGCCTTTCCCAAGAGGAAATCCACTGCCAAGTGTTCTCGCAACATTACCTCTGTGTGGTTCCATTAGCGCGTTTCTACCGCCTCATTGTCGTCCTAGCCACCACTGCCATGTTTGGCTATGTCGTGTGCACGCTCTACACTCTGTTATGGATCACATGCTCCTCTCACCTGAGCTCATTTCATCGGTTCATGGGAGAATGCCAAGATTATGTTCGGAAATGCATCCACGAACCTACGAACGTGAAGCATCATGTTCCCAAGCCAGTGGCCGAGTTCCTAGGTCGTCAGAGCGGGGTTGAGCCGTTCTTTGATGTGTTCTTTGATAAGAACAGTCGAGATCTTGGTCTTCTCATCACGCTTCTGGCGTGCTCCAACGGTGTAGCCGAGGGTCTTCGCTTGGTCTCCTTGTTTGACAAGGATTACCAGATGCTGTGGAAGCCGGTGGAAACCCAAATCTCTCATGATCCATTTAGAGATGGAGTGATCCTGGTGGAATGGACCGACGCTCCCCTGGCACCGTTTGTACACCATCGACAGGGACAATCGTGCAACAAAATGAACGTGGAATATACGCTCGAAATTGTTCCACCCGACTCAGAGGCACCCCTGAAGAACCGCCAGTTTCAAAATGGCAGCCCAACTGATTCACAGTTCAAGTACAAGGAGCATTTCTTTGGCGTGGCCATTACCTACCCATCCAAACCTCGGCTCGCTCATCAGCCCTTCTCAATTCACACTGTCTATGACTACGAGCCCGACGAGGACAATTTGAGTACATTGGCATCCGTTCAAAAGAAACCTCCCAATTGTGATGTCAAGATTGTCATTTCGAGCGAGATCAATGGGCGGACAATAGCTCAAATTACGAAGAACGTTCCGCCTGCTCCTCATCGGGCCGATCGAGAAAGTCTAATAAGTAGTAAAAAGCCTCTGGATCGAGTCGCATCGACCATTTTAGAGAAGGCCACCGAGACACTACCACTGATTTGCGCATCTCCCCTCAGGGATGAAATATAA
- the LOC131887897 gene encoding uncharacterized protein LOC131887897 isoform X1, with protein sequence MVVNVDVEVEVERPEHKRERLWLSGRTILNGGANSDLNPWFILGMISLPFNMVSNTPVECTLNQDHPSFRNLSLVDQSPMRYHHFYLRKFCTMNFIHDSMVFLPFLLILCPLPLVGIERMCLRFFGVLKRMNAFYTLLVKDSLDREDVEAFEKEKARSSHEILQMFRDSNGIYFAFIAKSIIQLGFGLLIASGLVFLQCFGLSQEEIHCQVFSQHYLCVVPLARFYRLIVVLATTAMFGYVVCTLYTLLWITCSSHLSSFHRFMGECQDYVRKCIHEPTNVKHHVPKPVAEFLGRQSGVEPFFDVFFDKNSRDLGLLITLLACSNGVAEGLRLVSLFDKDYQMLWKPVETQISHDPFRDGVILVEWTDAPLAPFVHHRQGQSCNKMNVEYTLEIVPPDSEAPLKNRQFQNGSPTDSQFKYKEHFFGVAITYPSKPRLAHQPFSIHTVYDYEPDEDNLSTLASVQKKPPNCDVKIVISSEINGRTIAQITKNVPPAPHRADRESLISSKKPLDRVASTILEKATETLPLICASPLRDEI encoded by the exons ATGGTGGTGAATGTGGATgtggaagtggaagtggaaCGACCGGAGCACAAAAGAGAAAGGCTTTGGCTTTCCGGTCGCACAATCTTGAATGGGGGAGCTAATTCCGATCTCAACCCTTGGTTCATTCTAGGAATGATCTCCCTGCCTTTCAATATGGTGTCCAACACTCCTGTGGAATGCACTTTGAACCAAGACCATCCGAGCTTCCGGAATTTATCCCTCGTGGACCAATCCCCG ATGCGCTATCATCATTTCTATCTGCGGAAGTTCTGCACGATGAATTTCATCCATGATTCGATGGTTTTTCTCCCCTTTCTGTTGATCTTGTGCCCATTGCCCTTGGTTGGGATAGAGAGGATGTGTCTAAG gttctttGGTGTTCTGAAGCGAATGAATGCTTTCTACACGCTCCTCGTCAAGGACTCTCTGGACCGTGAAGATGTGGAAGCCTTTGAGAAGGAGAAGGCCAGGAGTTCCCACGAAATCCTTCAAATGTTCCGTGACAGCAATGGCATTTACTTCGCCTTCATTGCTAAATCCATCATCCAATTGGGTTTCGGGCTGCTCATAGCCAGTGGTCTCGTGTTTTTGCAGTGCTTTGGCCTTTCCCAAGAGGAAATCCACTGCCAAGTGTTCTCGCAACATTACCTCTGTGTGGTTCCATTAGCGCGTTTCTACCGCCTCATTGTCGTCCTAGCCACCACTGCCATGTTTGGCTATGTCGTGTGCACGCTCTACACTCTGTTATGGATCACATGCTCCTCTCACCTGAGCTCATTTCATCGGTTCATGGGAGAATGCCAAGATTATGTTCGGAAATGCATCCACGAACCTACGAACGTGAAGCATCATGTTCCCAAGCCAGTGGCCGAGTTCCTAGGTCGTCAGAGCGGGGTTGAGCCGTTCTTTGATGTGTTCTTTGATAAGAACAGTCGAGATCTTGGTCTTCTCATCACGCTTCTGGCGTGCTCCAACGGTGTAGCCGAGGGTCTTCGCTTGGTCTCCTTGTTTGACAAGGATTACCAGATGCTGTGGAAGCCGGTGGAAACCCAAATCTCTCATGATCCATTTAGAGATGGAGTGATCCTGGTGGAATGGACCGACGCTCCCCTGGCACCGTTTGTACACCATCGACAGGGACAATCGTGCAACAAAATGAACGTGGAATATACGCTCGAAATTGTTCCACCCGACTCAGAGGCACCCCTGAAGAACCGCCAGTTTCAAAATGGCAGCCCAACTGATTCACAGTTCAAGTACAAGGAGCATTTCTTTGGCGTGGCCATTACCTACCCATCCAAACCTCGGCTCGCTCATCAGCCCTTCTCAATTCACACTGTCTATGACTACGAGCCCGACGAGGACAATTTGAGTACATTGGCATCCGTTCAAAAGAAACCTCCCAATTGTGATGTCAAGATTGTCATTTCGAGCGAGATCAATGGGCGGACAATAGCTCAAATTACGAAGAACGTTCCGCCTGCTCCTCATCGGGCCGATCGAGAAAGTCTAATAAGTAGTAAAAAGCCTCTGGATCGAGTCGCATCGACCATTTTAGAGAAGGCCACCGAGACACTACCACTGATTTGCGCATCTCCCCTCAGGGATGAAATATAA